One region of Diabrotica undecimpunctata isolate CICGRU chromosome 6, icDiaUnde3, whole genome shotgun sequence genomic DNA includes:
- the LOC140444427 gene encoding uncharacterized protein: MDKVCQYCQALKFRNEAAGMCCASGKVVLSPLPAPPEPLLSLLSGNSDDSKLFLRKIRKFNSCFQMTSFGATKICDRASDGRNFETTFKIQGQVYHKIESLMPMPDNNPKFLQIYFMGDCEERVTTRCLYNFIEQAEERAIVILLENFLEDHNQLIQLIKRVSPRLQNDNYQIVIKADKVPLGEHAGRFNAPTVDEVAVIMVGDPVDKRSIKITRRDNTVSTISDLHRSYDALQYPLIFWQGQDKYHLNIKQYDPNTGDYRNNKVSLMKYYAHRIMVRQHQDNYILRYRQLFHQYIVDMYAKVESERLRFNQAKLRSEEYIHLRDAVAENIDGNLNPNDIGNAFILPSSYIVSPPNMQEYIQDAMTYVRHYGRPDLFITFTCNPNWEEIQTLLLPGQQAIHRHDLTARVFKQKLKSLIDFIIKYSIFGITRCWLYTIEWQKRGLPHAHILVWLKDRIRPEEIDQIISAEIPDPLIDQELFDIVTKHMIHGPCGAFNMTSPCMENGKCKKNFPKPHTNDTITDIDGYPMYRRRSTENGGHTFTMRLSNFPNQVEFDNQWVVPYSPLLSKTYKAHINVEFCSSVKSIKYICKYVNKGSDLAIFEVQNINKNDEIARYQMGRYISSNEAIWHILSFPIHERDPAVQHLAIHLENGQRVYFTEENVLQRAFEAPKTTLTEFFTLCQKPDVFGQFAKTLVFGDVPRYFTWNKSSKKWEPRKQGKPHPSITGIFKAKTLGRLYTVHPKQRECFYLRLLLVNVPGPTSFEFLRTVNGRVFNTYQDACRELQLLEDDNHWDLTLADAALTSTPNNIRQLFAIILTTCYPSQAQTLWEKYKNCMTEDILHRIRQTNQCQNIGYTPEMYNEALVLIEDLCVLISNLPLNHYGMPSPNRPATDLVNTDLQRENQYDHGSLATIIIKSEPLLTAEQKNIYDRIMLAVAAEQGGFFSWMHPVEPVRHF; the protein is encoded by the exons ATGGATAAAGTATGTCAATATTGTCAGGCATTGAAATTTCGGAATGAAGCAGCCGGCATGTGCTGCGCATCAGGAAAAGTTGTGCTGTCACCTCTACCCGCTCCGCCGGAGCCTTTATTATCCCTTCTTAGTGGCAATTCAGATGATTCCAAATTATTTTTGCGTAAGATACGCAAATTTAATTCTTGCttccaaatgacgtcatttggggcAACTAAAATTTGCGATCGTGCATCCGATGGACGTAATTTTGAAACTACATTCAAAATTCAAGGCCAGGTGTACCATAAAATCGAATCACTGATGCCAATGCCTGATAACAATCCGaaatttcttcaaatttattttatggGCGATTGTGAAGAGCGCGTGACGACTCGGTGCCTGTATAATTTTATTGAACAAGCAGAGGAAAGAGCAATTGTGatattattggaaaattttttagaaGATCACAATCAACTAATTCAATTGATCAAAAGAGTTTCGCCACGACTGCAAAATGACAATTATCAAATCGTCATAAAAGCCGACAAAGTACCATTAGGTGAACATGCTGGTAGATTCAACGCTCCAACTGTTGATGAGGTTGCTGTTATCATGGTTGGTGATCCAGTTGACAAAAGATCTATAAAAATTACACGGCGAGACAACACTGTCAGTACGATTTCGGATCTACACCGTTCATATGACGCACTACAATATCCATTGATATTTTGGCAAGGACAAGATAAATATCACCTTAATATCAAACAGTATGATCCAAATACCG gtgaTTATAGAAATAATAAAGTTAGCTTAATGAAATACTACGCACACCGAATAATGGTTAGGCAACATCAAGACAATTATATCCTTCGATATCGTCAGCTGTTCCATCAATACATTGTTGATATGTATGCTAAGGTCGAAAGCGAACGCTTGCGATTCAACCAGGCAAAACTACGATCGGAAGAATATATTCACTTACGAGATGCTGTTGCTGAAAACATCGATGGAAATTTAAATCCCAATGACATCGGTAATGCTTTCATTTTACCTTCAAGCTACATCGTCAGTCCACCGAACATGCAGGAATACATACAAGATGCGATGACTTACGTACGTCATTACGGCCGACcggatttatttattacattcaCATGTAATCCGAATTGGGAAGAGATACAAACTTTACTATTGCCAGGACAACAAGCCATTCATCGTCATGATTTAACTGCACGTGTgtttaaacaaaaattgaaatccttaattgattttattattaaatattcaaTTTTTGGTATCACACGTTGTTGGCTGTATACGATAGAGTGGCAAAAGCGAGGTTTGCCTCATGCCCACATTTTGGTTTGGCTTAAAGATAGAATCCGTCCTGAAGAAATCGATCAAATAATTTCAGCCGAAATTCCAGACCCATTAATTGatcaagaattatttgatattgtcacCAAACACATGATCCATGGGCCATGCGGTGCTTTCAACATGACGTCACCGTGCATGGAAaatggaaaatgtaaaaaaaacttcccaaagcCGCATACGAATGACACGATCACGGATATTGATGGTTATCCAATGTATCGCCGCAGAAGTACTGAGAATGGTGGCCACACATTTACAATGCGACTGTCGAACTTTCCAAATCAAGTTGAGTTTGATAATCAGTGGGTGGTACCATACTCACCACTACTTTCAAAAACTTACAAAGCTCATATCAATGTTGAGTTTTGCAGTTCTGTTAAATCAATTAAgtatatttgtaaatatgtaaacaaaggcaGTGATTTGGCCATATTTGAAgtacaaaacataaataaaaatgacgaaaTAGCACGATACCAAATGGGCAGATACATTAGCAGCAATGAAGCTATTTGGCATATTCTCAGCTTTCCCATCCACGAAAGAGATCCTGCTGTCCAACATCTGGCAATACATCTTGAAAACGGTCAACGTGTATACTTCACTGAAGAAAATGTTCTCCAAAGAGCGTTCGAAGCTCCGAAAACGACTCTAACTGAATTTTTTACATTGTGTCAAAAACCTGATGTTTTTGGCCAATTCGCGAAGACATTGGTGTTTGGTGATGTTCCACGTTATTTCACATGGAACAAATCCAGTAAAAAATGGGAGCCACGGAAACAAGGAAAACCACATCCTTCCATTACAGGCATATTCAAAGCTAAGACATTGGGGAGACTTTACACGGTACATCCAAAGCAACGTGAGTGCTtctatttacgtttgttattggTGAATGTTCCCGGACCAACGTCTTTTGAATTTTTACGAACAGTTAATGGTCGAGTATTCAATACATACCAGGATGCATGTCGTGAACTGCAATTGCTAGAAGACGATAACCATTGGGACTTAACGCTTGCTGATGCTGCGTTGACATCAACACCGAATAACATTCgtcagttgtttgcaattattttgACGACATGTTATCCCTCGCAAGCACAAACTTTgtgggaaaaatataaaaattgtatgaCAGAAGACATCTTGCACCGAATTAGACAAACAAATCAATGCCAAAACATAGGTTATACACCAGAGATGTACAATGAAGCATTGGTCTTGATCGAGGATTTATGTGTTCTTATTTCAAATTTACCACTTAATCATTATGGTATGCCATCACCTAATCGTCCAGCCACCGACTT